A part of Paramisgurnus dabryanus chromosome 15, PD_genome_1.1, whole genome shotgun sequence genomic DNA contains:
- the kctd4 gene encoding BTB/POZ domain-containing protein KCTD4 has protein sequence MEWNLRRMESELRQINPDLLQPSKSFKKPSSNTITINVGGYLYAAQRHTLVKHPGSLLEEMVSGKKPVVHVDSMGNTFIDRDGPIFRHVLNYLRLGELVLPDDFKEAELLRREADFYRLSELAQALQEWEQQQAAQREPAFLEVTDSHERSQGLKVYCSEGTFIEKVKSRLVQISKSRLDGFPEEFEVSSNVIQFRHFIKSEQGSRLVLKQDSTFLCTLECLKLEVVMLALKAGFRLLTSLDSSRGSVVQCEALHFVK, from the coding sequence ATGGAATGGAATCTCAGAAGGATGGAGAGCGAACTGAGACAGATCAACCCTGACTTGCTGCAGCCCAGCAAAAGCTTTAAGAAACCTTCTTCCAACACAATCACCATCAACGTGGGGGGGTACTTGTACGCAGCCCAGCGGCACACCCTGGTCAAGCACCCCGGCTCTCTGCTGGAGGAGATGGTCAGCGGGAAGAAACCCGTGGTGCACGTGGACTCCATGGGCAACACCTTCATCGACCGTGACGGTCCCATTTTCCGGCACGTTTTGAACTACTTGCGCTTGGGTGAGCTGGTATTACCCGATGACTTCAAGGAAGCCGAGCTGCTCCGGCGTGAAGCCGACTTCTACCGGCTGAGCGAACTGGCCCAAGCCCTGCAGGAATGGGAGCAACAGCAGGCCGCGCAACGCGAACCCGCCTTTTTGGAGGTGACGGACAGCCACGAGCGTTCCCAAGGTCTCAAAGTCTACTGCAGCGAGGGCACGTTTATCGAGAAAGTGAAAAGTCGCCTGGTCCAGATCTCCAAGAGCCGACTGGACGGCTTTCCAGAAGAGTTTGAGGTGTCGTCCAACGTCATCCAGTTCCGGCATTTCATCAAATCGGAGCAGGGCTCTCGGCTTGTTTTGAAGCAGGACAGCACGTTTTTGTGTACATTAGAGTGTCTGAAGCTGGAGGTGGTGATGTTAGCACTGAAAGCAGGCTTTCGACTGCTTACCAGCTTAGACAGCAGCCGCGGATCGGTGGTTCAATGCGAGGCTCTGCATTTTGTCAAGTGA